The nucleotide window CTCTGCGCCGTGTGCGAAATGCGCTCCGCTAATTTTTGCCTGTGGATGAAGAGCTTTGAAGGTAGAGATGGACGCTTTGAATGCCAGTTGACCGAGCGCGATAATCGCTTTTACCTGCGGCATCAGTTCAAATTCGCGTAATAAAAACGGGCGACAATGATTGATCTCTTCTGTGGTCGGTTTATTATCCGGCGGCGCGCAATGCGCCATCGCGGTGATGTAACAGTCCGTTAGTTCGAGCTTATCGTTTTTGTTAATCGATTCGGCTTGATTGGCAAAGCCTGCGCGAAAGAGCGCGCGATAGAGCCAGTCGCCGCTGCGGTCGCCGGTAAACATGCGCCCGGTGCGATTGCCGCCGTGCGCCGCCGGAGCGAGTCCGACAATTAAGAGTCGTGCCTGCGGGTCTCCGAAACTTGGCACGGGTTTTCCCCAATAATCTTCCTGTTGAAAGCGTTTTACTTTTTCGCGGGCGCACTGCTCGCGCCACGCAACCAGTCGCGGACAACGCGCACAACTGATAATCTCTCGTTGTAACAGGTTTATCGCTTGTCTCTTTGACGGTTTTGCTGACATCGGTTAATCGAAATGAAATAATTGACGCAATAAAACCGAGAGCATACCATATTCCTTTCATTGCGTTGAAACCGCCTGAATAGTTCACTACTTCAGGCATTTCCAATTTAGGGGGCAACTATGCGACGAAAAATTTTTTACTCTCTTTTAATATTCCTGTTACTGGCGCAAATCGGAAATGGTCTTGCGCAACAAAAAGGCAAACCGAAAACCAAACCATCAAAACCACAGCCGCAGAAGCAAACACCACCACCGGCAAATCCGAATGTAGACGCTAAACCACAAGCGGCAAAACCACCCGCTGGCGCTGATGACCAATGGGCGCTCATTGTCGGGGTAAGCAATTATCCCGGACAAATTCAAAAACTCGGATTTCCCAACAAAGATGCGCGCGCCATCAAAGACATGCTGGTCAAAACCGCGAATTTTCGCGATGACCATATCAAGTTACTCACCGATGACGAACAGGGAGCCGGTCAAGCTACGAAACAAAATATCCTTGCGGCAATTGACCAGTATTTATTGCCGCGTGTGCAAGCCAATCATCAGGTCATCGTCTTTTTAGCGGGACACGGCATTGCTCGCGGGCTTGGCGTACAAGCGAAAAGTTATTACCTGCCGGTTGATGTTGATGCCTCGAGCAAAGAATCGCTGGAACGCACGGGATTGGAACTTGGCGAATTATCGAGACACCTGAGCGCCTTGAAAGCTTCGCAATTCACCATCTTTTTGGATGCCTGTCGCGAAGACCCGTTTCCCGGTCGCGGCATCAAGGGCAACACCATGACCGATGTGATGACGCGCGGCATACGCATTACCGCAGGCGAAAATCGTCCGGCGGATTTGCCGCCGCCGACTTCGATTGTCTTTTATGCCTGTCAGGTCGGCGAACGCGCTTACGAAGACGCCAAACTCGAACACGGAGTTTTCACCTATTACATACTCGCGGGCATTCAAGACCTCGCCAATAAACCCGACGGGCGCGTCGAAGCCGGAAATCTTGCCGCCTATTTGCGCGAAAATGTTCGCAAATGGGCAAACGATTTTCAACAAACCGCCAAGTATGAAATTGACCAAACGCCAACTATGGTTGCGACAGATGTGCGCGGCACGATGGTGATTTTTAAAATCGCTTCGCTTGCCAAAGCGGTTCAACCGCTCACCGATAAAGGTATCGTCAATCTGGTTGCTACCCCTGAAGACGCGAAAATTGCCATCAATGGTGAAGCCTTGGGTTCGGGCAATATTCAAAAAGAACTGATGCAGGGACAATACACCATTCGCGCCGAACGTCAGGGCTTTCAAGCGGTCGAATCGAAAATCACCGTATTGCCCGGGGTTCACCAGGAGGTTGCGATTACTTTGAAACCGGTTGCCGCGAATGCCAATTATGAAAAAGGCGTGAAGTTTGAAGCGCAGGGGTTGATGCCGCAGGCGGTTGCTTCATACGAAATGGCGTTGCAGGAAGATGCCAATTCCGCCCCGACCTATGAACGATTGGCAAATGTTTATCTGGAAACCGGGCGTTTCCGCGATGCGGTGGATTTGCTTTCAACCGCGACCAATAAATTTGCCGATAATGTCGGATTGCAAGCGCGCCGCGTGAAAGCCTTGAGCATCTGGGCAAGGACATTGGAAACTCAGGATCAATCGACGAATGCGCGACCCGATAAAGCCATCAAGCAGAAAGACGCTCGCAAAGAGGCTGTAAAGACAGCCGAAACGCTCACCCAGAAAGCGCCAGCTCAAGCTGAAGCGCAAATGGCGCTCGGTTATGCCTATTTGATTGATGAGAAAGATCGCCAGAAAGCCCCACAGGCTTTCGTTCGCGCCTCAACGATTGCGCCCAATGATGCCGAAGCCTATTTCGGTGTCGGGTTCGCTTATCGTTTATTGAAGCAATATCAACAGGCGGTGCCGCAACTCAATAAAGCCCTTGAACTACGCCCGGATTATTACGAAGCGCATCGCGAGTTGGCTTATTGTCATCATGCGATGGGCAACACCGATCAGGCGATTCACGAATACAATGTCGCGACCGGCTATCGCACGGAGACCAATAATTCCGGCGAGATGGCGGGCAATCATTTGGCGCTTTCGGCGCTTTATGTTGAAAAGGGGCAGCAGGTCGGCGGCGAAGAAGGCAAAGAGATTGCCGCAGCCGGTAAAGGACATGAAACCGAAGCCCGCGATTATGACCCGACCTTGAAATATGCCATGCAGGTTTTGAAAGATAGCGGCGTGGCTTATCGCATGCAGAGTTATCTGCCATCGGAATTGCGTAACGTGTTAAACGATAGCGGCGTCAGTTTGCCGGGCGGCGTGAAATTGCCCTTCCCGAAAAAGAAACCGTAAGGAGAAGATAAGACCTTTGCCATTGATAACGCTCAAGCATTCACCGCTTGCCAGACGCGAAAACCCGCAGCTTTTTTATCGTGAAACCGGCGAAGGCCTGCCTTTGCTGTTTATGCATGGTGGTTGGGGGTACGGCATTTACCCGTTCGATAAACAGATTGATGCGCTCAAAAACGATTATCGTATTTTGATACCAGACCGTTCAGGCTATGGGCGGTCTGAGCGCATCGCCAGGATGGATTGGGATTTTCATCGTCACGCGGCTGAGGAGATGATTAATTTTCTGGACGCGCAGGGCATTGAAAAAACTTTTCTCTGGGGGCATAGCGACGGGTCTGTGATTGCCGTCTGGATGTCGCTTCTGCAACCGGAACGTTTCTACGGCATCATCTTTGAAGCGTTTCATTATTACCGGGTGAAGCCTGCGTCACGCGGCTTTTTTGAAACCATGATGCATGACCCGATGCAACTCGGCGAACGGGTGGTTGAGGTTTTGCAAAACGAACACGGCGCAGATTACTGGTTGCAGTTGATTGAGATGAACGGCAATGCCTGGGTAGAAATTGCCGACCGCGCCGAACATGAAAAGCACGATTTATATGACGGCAGACTTTCGGAGATTAGCAATCGCGCTTTGTTTATTCACGGAAAACAAGACCCGCGCACCGAAGCCGATGAACTCGCGCAGGTGGCAAAACAATTGCCGCACATTCCGATTCGCCTTATCGAAGACGGCAAACACA belongs to Acidobacteriota bacterium and includes:
- a CDS encoding alpha/beta hydrolase — encoded protein: MPLITLKHSPLARRENPQLFYRETGEGLPLLFMHGGWGYGIYPFDKQIDALKNDYRILIPDRSGYGRSERIARMDWDFHRHAAEEMINFLDAQGIEKTFLWGHSDGSVIAVWMSLLQPERFYGIIFEAFHYYRVKPASRGFFETMMHDPMQLGERVVEVLQNEHGADYWLQLIEMNGNAWVEIADRAEHEKHDLYDGRLSEISNRALFIHGKQDPRTEADELAQVAKQLPHIPIRLIEDGKHSPHSERAAADETIQIAARFFQETLA
- a CDS encoding caspase family protein, with protein sequence MRRKIFYSLLIFLLLAQIGNGLAQQKGKPKTKPSKPQPQKQTPPPANPNVDAKPQAAKPPAGADDQWALIVGVSNYPGQIQKLGFPNKDARAIKDMLVKTANFRDDHIKLLTDDEQGAGQATKQNILAAIDQYLLPRVQANHQVIVFLAGHGIARGLGVQAKSYYLPVDVDASSKESLERTGLELGELSRHLSALKASQFTIFLDACREDPFPGRGIKGNTMTDVMTRGIRITAGENRPADLPPPTSIVFYACQVGERAYEDAKLEHGVFTYYILAGIQDLANKPDGRVEAGNLAAYLRENVRKWANDFQQTAKYEIDQTPTMVATDVRGTMVIFKIASLAKAVQPLTDKGIVNLVATPEDAKIAINGEALGSGNIQKELMQGQYTIRAERQGFQAVESKITVLPGVHQEVAITLKPVAANANYEKGVKFEAQGLMPQAVASYEMALQEDANSAPTYERLANVYLETGRFRDAVDLLSTATNKFADNVGLQARRVKALSIWARTLETQDQSTNARPDKAIKQKDARKEAVKTAETLTQKAPAQAEAQMALGYAYLIDEKDRQKAPQAFVRASTIAPNDAEAYFGVGFAYRLLKQYQQAVPQLNKALELRPDYYEAHRELAYCHHAMGNTDQAIHEYNVATGYRTETNNSGEMAGNHLALSALYVEKGQQVGGEEGKEIAAAGKGHETEARDYDPTLKYAMQVLKDSGVAYRMQSYLPSELRNVLNDSGVSLPGGVKLPFPKKKP
- a CDS encoding uracil-DNA glycosylase, whose protein sequence is MSAKPSKRQAINLLQREIISCARCPRLVAWREQCAREKVKRFQQEDYWGKPVPSFGDPQARLLIVGLAPAAHGGNRTGRMFTGDRSGDWLYRALFRAGFANQAESINKNDKLELTDCYITAMAHCAPPDNKPTTEEINHCRPFLLREFELMPQVKAIIALGQLAFKASISTFKALHPQAKISGAHFAHGAEVSLNDNLRLLASYHPSQQNTFTGRLTETMLDAIFHRARQIIENADAEK